TCTTCAAGTGTGTAAGATTTCTTAATTTGATTCATATTCTTTATGTTTTATactctaataaaaaaagaaaagaaaataaaaatcactgcTGATCCTACCCGTTGAAGTTAAAATAATGTTTACCTAATCTCCTAAATTCTTTCTTTTGAGTCATCTTTGATTTTTCTCCGGCAGCAGTAGTGGACTTTCCCAAATCCCAAGCCATTTTCCTCATGcagccctctctctctctctctatcgcTCTATAAAACCAACGAACAGCAATTTGCAAAGGAAGACCTTTCCCCAGGCAAAATAAAGCAAATTGGTGGTGATCATCTTTAACATCTCCTTCCTGGTGTTTTTCTTTCCCTCCAGCAACCCACCTCTCATTACTGAGAAGAACACGCCGTTTCTGCTTGTGGTTTTTTGCTCTTTGATCATATAGCAATTACCAAGAGAACGAGTTGTGCTCTGCGCATGGCGTCGCCGCCATCACTACTGTCGAAGACTTTCTCTGTTTTGGTTTCTGGATTTGTGGTGTTGAATTGCTTTGCTGTGGACAAGTTTGGATCCCATGCTCAAGTAATCACTCCACTCTTGCCAGTAGATGAAGGTACGTACGTGCTCCTAGCAATTCAATAATCTCACTCCCTCTTTACCATGATTGAAGGTTCCCTTTTccctggaaaataatttatttacagaGATTGACGCTTCTTAGTTTTATTTACTCTTAAATAAAATCAGAATCATTTCAATTTGTGATGCTTAGTGAGAGAAATTAGtatatctaatttttaaatattctctTGCCGGCAAggcttaataaaatattttttaaatattttaaaaggcaTTATTTTACCAGGACCTTCTAACTTCGTATAGTTTGACTTGTTATCATCATCCTCTAGCAGTTTCTGTCTATtactataaaatcaaatattaagtaAGCTTAGCGTTCatcggagagagagagagaatgaagaGTAGTTGCCTTGTAGTTGAAACTATACATCAACAATTATTTGAAGGTTGAATAATATCCATATTGTAAAGTTGATGATGCtttatttcaaaatgttttctttgaggagagataataataataataataattggtaTGTTGATGTCATCAAAGCAATTATTGCTTGATATTGCATCTTTACAATAATGGCAGGTGACAGATAATTTTGGTGGAAGGTTCCTACCTTTCTGGTATATTAATTGTACTCGAAAgattaatagaaataaaattttgctACTTGGATTATATActcaactggaaaaaaaaaataattttattttaattaaaaaaataataattaattataatagatgaacataatattaaaatttaaaaaatcataatgataatctagattttttaaataaaaaaaatgagacaaaTAATATATCTCAATTGATCAAAGCTAATTAAACATTCTagaataaaatggaaaaaaaacctaaaataattagTTCTTGTCAAACAGAGTTAGCATAATAAATTTGTAGGGCTGAGTCAACTTGGAAAATCCTGTCAAACTCACAACTCAAATAATGAGATTGAAATaacttgatagaaaaaaataataaaaaatattataaggcttatttttttataaaaaaaataacttgtgttaacttttcaaacttatGACCCGGGTAATTAGACTCAAAATACCATATctgaaaaaatgataaaacttaATTGTCAATCAATTAATATTGGAAAAAGAATATCAATTACACAAGGAtcgaaaacaaaaattttaaattaaaacaatggggatcaaaattgaatacaaaacaaattttatttttgattgaagggtgtaattaaaaagaaaaataaattgaacaaaataaccaaaaaaatcaaaagattgaggaatatcataattaaaatataaaataaaaataaatttttgattgaagggttgaattgaaaagaaaaatcaatttaacaaaaggcCCAAGAAAAAGCAAAAGATGAGGACAAAATtggataatataatatttggtaaATTAGAATTGTAGGATTAAATTGAAGACAAATAAAACTTCTAAAAaaggatcaagaaaaaaaatttaaaataaaaagaataaggactaaaattgAAACATTAACAACAAAGAGTGTTGATCTATGATTTTctgagaaggagagagaaaaaaagagagaaaagactCGCTAATGAAAAACATAACCACCATAATCGATAACGTCACACTACTAGGAAGAGGATACAACAACACTTCTAACAACATGATAAAAGAGTATTTTCGGACATTGTAAGGGTTCACACACGATGTCTAAAGCGTGTTGGTACCATCCACACACCTTCAAGTGTGTTGCACGCgtcttaacctttttttcttattgtttttatgtatAAGAAGATTCAATCGAAACTAAGCTGgcttgataataacaaaaaaaaaaaaaaaaacctttgtaaaaagataaaaaaaaaaccccttgagattacttttaatattttgacttttaatgatattttggtTGTGTTATTGATATACATATTTGGCCAAATACAAAATTATCCCTCATCTTAtatgataataatgaaaaaaccatttaaaaattaCCCAATTACTTCTTGACGccattattaaaattttgatcttttcaccatacttttgaaatgcaaaaagaaTATTCTTTGCCCTGATCAATTTGTTAATGACTAatacattatataaaaagaCTTTAATGCCCTCAATaactagttttatatttttggtaCATTAGGCAAAAACTTTATTACATTGTTCTAGAGAATAGTGCCAATAAATTTGCatctatagtattttttaatccatATTTAGCTTTTGTTAAGGAGGTTACTTACCATGTTGCGTGGACCAAAATGTTTTTGAACGTATgccatatgaattttttttttaacactgcACTAAACTTGATATATAAtgtcaaacttgaaaaaatattcttgatttAAATTGTATGGGAGTTGTCATAATATAACCATATCGATTtaaccagttaaaaaaaaaaatcaaagaaaaaaaagaataaataactcaggttaacctatcaaactcaTGAATTGGATCATGGATTCTGCTGagtttaattagattttttttttatcttattatgtgataaaaaatataaaatcatagttaaaattaatcaattattgaatgataaaattaaaaaaaaaactaaataaaaacacaatattaaaagatgaaaataaaaaaaaattttaaaagctaGAAAAacccaaagagaaaaaaaaagaaccaaatatgttttttttttttttttaaacggcGAACAACACACAACCTgtctcaattaaaaaacaatagcacAAGGCAACATATTACATGTTACTGCCCAAAATCCAGCCACTAGTGTTGTGGCTGGTAATTCAAGGGGTGGAATTTTGAGggtaaaaactatttttcaacccattttacctaaaacaaatataataaaaaccattttaaacCATCAAATAACcttgaaatcaattttaaatgaaaacgaaaccagatctttttttttagacatgCTTGTAGATAAAATccataataattcaaattttctcATTAAATAGAACCCTCTGacaccaaaaataataaaaataataatccaaaaGTATCCAAAGTGATCATTTtctatcttctctttcttttcatttgaatttttccCTTATCTTTCTAACTCAAggactgataaaaaaaaaaaaaaacagaatcatAATGAAAAGTGTCTCTAATGTGGGattagctatattttttttccatgttttacattttagttccatattttgtaattttatattttttacataattccAAGCCTAATTTATTCTAATTggactataaaatattttgattgaaaataaaaataaaaataaaagcaaaaaattagTTTCTTTTCTGTTCATATAAAACCAACCccatctcttttaattattttgttaacaaaccataattataattataagactGGTCTACGAATCATTATATTTTACGAATTAACATGATAACTCACATACTTAGGTTCTGGTTATGGATTGTTTTTActaaattgatataatttttagttttttttttttctgaaaaaatctcaaaaaacatagtttcaaaaattaaaaaaatcttgattaatCTATCCGACAACAATCTAACCttgaattaaatcaaatcaatattagagtctaaaagtcttataattatataataagcAAGAGAGCCCCCatgttatattttaataattgttttggtGTTGTGtactgttttattttaataataataataaaaactaattcatTCCTAATTTTTATGagtatttttgtgatttttgctGTGCAGTTAGTAATTGAATCATATGAATGCCTAAATCCTTCCATAAACTGGAGGAATTTGTTAGAATttatatcatcatcattttctAGCTGTGTTTTAGCACATTATTTTAtggataaataatattaatattattattgcttTTATGGATGATTGAAGTTCCTGAATTGTATGTAACAGTGCAAATTCTTCAAAACATATCCAACAAGTTGAACATCAGCAACTGGGCCCCCATCAATCAAACTTCTTGCAATAGTACACAGTGGAAACATACCATCGACAGCAAAACTCAAAGCATTGTTACATGCAACTGTACATTTGAGAATGACTCCGTCTGTCATGTCACTAACATGTATGTATGTTTTCTTTATAGGAAATATTCAAGAATCGTAATTCTTCCCCTTGCAAAAGccatgatatttatatattattttcataataaattttatgtttgtgAAAGAGTAGAATACAGCTCTTAGAATATCCGTTAACGTTTTCTATGTTTTGTtcgtcaaaacaaaaaattaatggagAGCAGAGTCTTTGTAtggtttcattttcttttcgtTTTATTTACTAACTAGttcttatattttgtttttgacagAAGCGTGAAAGGTTTTAATTTGAACGGAGTTCTCCCAGACGAACTAGGAGACCTTCCTCATCTGCTTGAAATGTAAgtatattaatatcattattgaaCATAGATCAATTGCAATCCTTTGTGCTTCACAgaggattttaatttatttatcagtacaaatgaaagtttttatgatgattCAAATGGGAAAAGGTCCTTGTCTGAGTGGCTAAGAGAAACAGTGACTTGTAAACAAAAGGAATTATAGAATGACTAAGATGAAGCATTTTTCTTTGGACAGTGATCTGACTCGCAACTACATTAATGGAACAATCCCTCCAAGACTTGCTCAGCTCCCTAACCTTAAGATTTTGTAAGTCTTTTCGTGCATCCTGTATATGTGAAGGCGTTTTCATATCCCGATATGGAAATTCATGAACTGTTTCCCAATTCTCTTCCATGTCTTAGGTCTCTCATCGTTAACCGTCTCACCGGCCCAATTCCCCCGGAAATAGGCAACATTACCACACTGGAGGAGCTGTAAGTCACAACGCGAACTTCTTAAATGAAACGCTAAGCTAGAACGTTAAATCTTGAATTGGATCTTGCAGGGTCCTGGATGATAATCTGCTAGGAGGGCCTCTTCCTCCAGACCTTGGAAAATTGACAAGCTTAAGAAGACTGTAAGACAGTGCCTTCATAGTTATACTTTATACCATGTCTTGTAGATGTGTCTGTCTCGTAATATTCAATCTCAGTTTTGTTATATATGGTACTGATACTTTTTACTGATTTTGGAGGAAGTTGTAACTTGGTTTTTCTTATTCCTGCAGTGTCCTTTCCTCAAACAATTTTACAGGAACGATACCAGAGACACTTGgcaatttaaagaatttaaCTGAATTGTAAGCGATGGAGTCGGCTGCAATCATTTTCACATTCAATATTTTCAGCTACAATACTcatgatttatatatatgttgctGCAGTATGATAGATGGGAGCGAACTGTCAGGGAAGATACCTGAATTTATCGGGAACTGGAGGAATATTGTCAAATTGTGAGTAATAAGTGTTTGTCCATTTATCTGCTCATGCTATCCTCTAGGACAAGCTAATTTAAATCTCATTTTCGTTTCCGTTTCTCAGGGATTTGCAAGGAACATCCATGGAGGGTCCTATTCCATCTAACATTTCTTTGTTAACAAGTTTAAAATCTCTGTGAGCACAAACAAGTTCATTCCTGTAGCTTTTCAATCATCTTGCGATTTTTTGCCCTTTTGCTGTTAAGAAAGTTCTTACGCATGAGCAACCGATTTTTCTCTTCCAGGAGAATATCCGATTTGAATGGATCAAGTTCACCTTTCCCTAATCTACAGGCCATGAAAAGCTTAGAAAATCTGTGAGTTGAATAACCCTGATCACGATTCCTATGTATTGAAAAGCCATTCTAATTACTTGTGGATTGCCTTAACTATAATAAACTGATCATTGTTTACATTCTTGAGACAGCATTCTGAGAAATTGCTTAATTACTGCTTCAATCCCAGACTACATTGCAAATATGAcgtctttgaattttttgtaaGTTTTTCTAACAGTTATCCTTATGGAAATGCTTGATTTCAAGGATCTTATTTCCTTCCTATAGAtgttattttgaattcaaaagATGCAAATGATTGACACAAGCTTATTCCATCATTTGGCTTTTCATTGAAGATAGATGAAGTAAGGTGAATCAGAAAGGGTTGCCATAGGTTGTGCATATTTATGAAACAGGGTTGGCTAATTTGAACTACTTTTGCATATGATCGCACAGTTAGGACTAGGGACTCTCTCCATTTCCTTAAAACCTGAACCACAATCTAGCAATGTTGAGATTtcattaatttgtatatatttcgTTACAGAGATTTGAGCTTCAACAATTTGACAGGCCGAATCTCTAACTTCACGAATTTGGAAAGCGTAACGGTGTaagtttatttttctgaaacaCACAGgcccttaatttatttttctcgtaTTGGCAGCTTGTTTATTGAATTCTTGTTTAACATATGTGTAGGTTTTTGAACAACAACTTACTAACTGGAGAAGTGCCTAAGTGGGCATTGAACAACAGGCAGAAAGTGTGAGTCGATAATGATGCTATCAATCCTTGTATTCCTGTTTGGTTACCATGTTATTCATACTCTGATAGAATTTTCAGAAGTTTCTTGTGTCCCACCAAACAAGAAATACGTCAATCTTCATTTTTCAGCAATCAGGAACTGTATTACCCATGCCATGGAAAATCTATTTCAGGGATTTGTCCTACAACAATTTTACGTGGTCAGCTTTAGAAGGGTCAGCTTTAGGTAGTTGCCAACAACCGAAGCAAGACAAGTAAGCATTATTTTgctcattatttgttttctcttccCGATTAGTCTCGTGTTGCTCATTATTCTACTTCAAAATTCAACAGGAACTTTGTTTCTAGTCATTTATCAAATAACAAGTAAGTTCCTGTTTTATTGAGATGCTTTGTGAAAACTCTGGAACTATGAATTGCTGACAGCttgaattcttgtcttttagcACTGATGACTGGTGCTTCACAAAAGGCCTTCCTTGCACACAAAATCTTGAATGTAAGTATGAAAGAAACCATACAGTACTGATGTTCTATGAAAGAGTCATTACATAAAATCACCATGTTTACTGCCCTGTTGAAGGATATTGATTGTTCTGCAGATCGTTCCTTGTTCATAAACTGTGGAGGGGGCAGTGCGCCTTTTAATGGTGATACATATGAACGAGACTCAAATGATGGTGGGCGagtttcattttcctttctacCAGGAAAATGGGGTTATAGCAGTACTGGGACTTATATGGAGAACACTTCAGTTCAAACTTCCATagcaaaaaatgattttaatctGGGTGTGACAGGAGTTTATGAAACTGCTCGCCTTGCTCCTCAATCACTCAAGTACTATGCCCTGTGTTTGCCAAAGGGAAAGTATAAAGTGCAGCTCCACTTTGCggaaattatgtattctaatGATCAGACATTTAGTAGCCTTGGGAGGCGCATATTTGATATATCGATTCAAGTAAgcaaaatgattttcaaaaacCATGCATGCTCGTCtaagattttgtttatttcGTGTGATTTTAATGTCTAGATTTCCTCGTGAGGCCTACCATGTGTTTTGTTTGCTCcttaataagtttttattatgccaatcaaaagatttttttacttctgtttgaaactttttagggttataatttgaactttttgCCGCAGGGGATCACACTTTGGAAGAATTTCAATATCATGGAGAGAGCTGGAGGAGTTGGCATCGGCATCATTGAggtatttgataatataattgttAACGATGGCACACTAGAGATACACTTGTACTGGGCAGGCAAAGGCACTACTTTCGTTCCTTACAGAGGTGTCCACGGACCACTCATATCCGCCATCACAGTGACACCAAGTAAGTCATGGCATATTCAGAGTTTTGATTGATTTCAACCCACGAACATCTCATCTAACTATTTCTTTGTCTACTTTTAGAGTTCAAGAACGGATCCGGATTATCAGTTGGAGCAGTAATCGGTATTGTAGCTGCTTCATGTGTACTTGCTGCGCTGTTTTTGCTGCTACTCCGATCGAAAGGTTACCTGGGAGGAAAGGAACTCGTAGACAAAGGTGGGACTGAAGGCATAAGTATCTCACTTGTTTGATACGTCTTGTCTGGCTGATTCTGAGACTCTCTTTTTGTAACAGAACTTCGCGGTCTGGATCTCCAAACGGGTTATTTCACGTTAAGACAGATCAAACATGCTACCAATAATTTCGACACTGCGAATAAGATAGGAGAGGgaggttttgggccagtttacAAGGTATTCATGCATTTTCAATAAGATAGGCTATACTTTTGGACCTAGACTTACTACATTAATCcctaaaaatatttgttaggtTATCTATATAGTTTATTTAAGATATATCCTCATCTAATTATAGATACTCATCCGAATGCTCAAACCTTTCCCTCTACAAACCCGACTGCATCGCATCGCTTAGGTTGTGCACTTGGTTGTCTCGGGTCATGAATAAAATCTACCATGCTTGCAAAATAATTCTGAATAAAAGGGAAAGGATGCTATCATCTTCAAATATTCTGAAATTTCAGTATGCGCCTTTGATTTCAGGGTGTATTGTCAGATGGTGCTGTAATTGCTGTTAAGCAGCTATCTTCCAAATCGAGACAAGGAAACCGTGAATTTGTGAATGAGATAGGCATGATATCTGCCTTGCAACATCCCCATCTCGTGAAGCTTTACGGCTGTTGTATTGAGGGAAACCAGTTGCTGTTAGTATATGAATACTTGGAAAACAATAGTCTTGCGCGCGCTCTTTTTGGTACTTGCTTACGTGACCATCTACTTGATATACAGTGAGAATATGATGGAGCTGTTTGCCCTATTCCAATGTATCCTTGTTTTCCAGGTCGCGAGGAACACCAGCTTCAACTGGACTGGCAAACAAGAAGGAAGATATTGTTGGGTATTGCGAAGGGGTTATCATATCTTCATGAAGAATCAAGGCTGAAGATTGTGCACAGAGACATAAAGGCAACCAATGTGCTGCTTGATGAGGATCTAAATGCCAAGATATCTGACTTTGGTCTGGCCAAGCTTGATGAAGAAGAGAACACTCATATAAGCACGCGGATTGCTGGGACAATGTGAGTCCTCTCTCAATTTAGTTTCTGACAATGTTAGTAAAATCTGCTATCTCACGACCAAATGCTCACCATTCAATGCTATCTAATTTCTCTGATTCAGAGGTTATATGGCCCCAGAATATGCAATGAGGGGTTACTTGACAGATAAAGCAGATGTTTACAGCTTTGGAGTTGTTGCCTTAGAAATTGTCAGTGGGAAGAGCAACACGAATTACAGACCGAAGGAGGAGTTTGTTTATCTTCTTGATTGggtaatacatatatatatatcttttactCTCAGAATGTCGATGTCGTCCTACATATCATACATTTTCTCTGACCAGCAATGAGCATAACTGATGGAAGATGCATGgccttgattttgttgttgtttatctCCTTTTTAGCTATCTGTCTTTTGCATGAATTCTAGCTACTAAATTCCCCCCCATGACATTTCATGAAAGGCTTATGTCCTGCATGAGAGAAACAACCTTCTTGAGCTTGTGGATGCAAGGCTTGGTTCAAGCTACTCAAAAGAAGAGGCAACGAAGATGCTGAACTTGGCTCTCCTGTGCACAAACATATCTCCCTCTCTGAGGCCAGCAATGTCTTCCGTGGTGAGAATGCTTGAGGGCAAGATTCCAGTTCAAGCTCCAATAATCAACCGTGGTAGCATGGACCAGGAAGCAAGGTTCAAAGCCTTCGAGCTTTTGTCACAAGATAGCCAAACACAGGTCTCCACCCTCTCTCAGAGCAGTCAGATGCAGAGCAGCAGCATATCAAGGGATGGACCATGGGTCGATTCCTCATATTCCCTCCAAAGTAATGATGACGCTAAGGATCTTTATCCCATCAACGTAGATTCAACGATGGAAATCAGATGAAAAAACCCTATTTTTTTAAGGGGTAATTATACTATGGCTGCTAAGAGAAGAAGTCGTTTTGTTGGGCTAGCTCgcacaagtataaaaaaaacatatttcatttaaatacgtaaaagaatataataatttagttacatttatcaaaactaaattaataaatattacattatatgattgaaaataaatcCTTAAGTGCAAATGttattcaatttcttaattATGCGATAAATTAATCTTTGTCTATTTAATTTTCtctgtatagttttttttttctttgctgtaTTAGACAGTAATTAACTTCGATTAGTATTGGAAAAAGgagcttaaaaaattattgttttattgcagCACGCCAGCAAGCCAGAATTGACCTTGCATAAGAAATTCCCATAATTACCTACAATACTCGATAACTTGGGAAAACTTATGGAGCTTAACTATTTATATCAAaagcaaagtttttttttttttaattaactcttccttctctctctctctctctctctctcttaatttcattctcaaatTTTTATCTGATTATTTTAgactaattaaatcaattagatcaattttatataatttaattttaaatccaagttaattttttttttattaattttatttttatatagtaaattctttttattaaaaaaaaatgccaaacaTTAGCACATAGATTTACTTTCGCCGCTAATCTTTGCTTGCGAACTTCGTTCTTATACTTcacaattaattaactaatcaaAATCTCAATACCTTTACAGGttccttgttgtttttttttttctttaaaaaaaaaaactctcaagaGTGAGTGACATGCATTTCTTTCTTAATGAGTATATATATAGCCTTGTTAATTTACGGAAAagtgatttatttttagatagttGTTTTCATGgaagtgaaatattttttaatatttaatagtgtcataaaaaatattttttaagaaaacaaattaatttttaatgttcaatgaaaaatgaattagaaattattttatggtCTTTGGatatatctaataaaataagttggaaaataatatattttgagtaATCTAATAAAATGACAACCATTAAAGCATCACTTAAAGCATCACTGATCGATGGTTATATTTTAGGTTAATTGTATTTTACCTCCTTTAAGCATATAATAACTAtcaatttttactttaaaacttgtttttttatctattaccCACCAACATTTATCAACTCAACAAGGGCTTTTGGTTTCAtataggataaaataaaaattaatcaactcaAGAGGATAAttgataaagataaattttaaaaagaaatttataaaatcatataattcaTCGAGagagtaaaataaaatcaacccttatattttatattatatagaatGAAAGAAATGCTAGAGGTTGCATAAGCTTAAAAATAAGGAAGAAAATTAGAGAGCAAAGAGTTTGATTTCAAGGTTTTATCAGGTCATGTCTTTTACTCTTTTACTATTTTCTTAACATACATAAGAGAGATGCAtacctatatatatacatcaggTCTACTTAGTCATACTTTCCCACGagaaaagaattatatataaccATAGCTGCATCAGCTGCATGGCCGGCTTAAAGgccaaaaggaaaggaaaaaggaaTAATAGAATAAACTGAGAGGCCTAACTGTTGTCAGCTGAAAAGGAGGAAACGATTATCCTTTTTCTTCTAACAACTTTCTATCGTTCTCATTCTTCAACAGCCCCCACAAGATGGAGCATAGTAGTTTACAATGCCCATCTTGGATATGTGAAAAGACAACAAGGTTGCAGGTAGAGCTTTTGTAAAAACATCGGCCAATTGAGATTTTGTGGAAACATGTGCAATCTTCAGAATTCCTTGCTAGATTTTGTCACAGATAAGGTGACAATCCAACTCGATGTGCTTGGTCCTTTCTTGAAAAACTGGGTTCAAGGCAATGTGCAGTGCATCTTTGTTATCGCAATGCAATTCTGGGTTGTGCTTCTCATGGAGTAActgtaatattttttgatattgattTGAAATCAAAGCCATCTTATCAACGTGGTTCTTTGGAAAATCTTATGCTATAATCATGTTGGTCTGTCTGGTATGGATAATTGTCTCTTCCCTTTGTTGTATAGCTTGTGTCTAGGAGGGTATCCCACCAGCCTATAACATTTTTCTGCTAAGTGACCACTCATATTACAATTACTGTAAATAAGAGGTTTTGCATTTCCTGCTTTGAAACaatcttttaaggaatgccctTGTATCTTGTAATGAGGGCAATAAGGTTTGTTAAAAGACTTGAAGGTTATGGATGCGTTTCTGGTTAAAAGAGCCATTGGATCAGGGGTAGATGTGCAAAGTAACATCTgatgttgtttttcttattgttgAACGAGAGAGAAAACCTTGTTGACTTGTGGTATGGGATCCATTAGCATGATCTGATCCCGTATGTTAGAATATGTTTCATTCAAACCTATAACAAATTGGATTACACAGTCTTGGTGGTAGCGATCAGTCAAGACCCTCATTTGTCTGCAAGAGCATTCTGGCATGGGACAATgcaatgctaactcatcccaaATTGATTTTAGCTTTCCGTAATAGATATTAACTAAATCATTGCCTTGAGTCAAGTTTGCTAGAGCTCCTTTTAGTTCGTGGTCTGTTTTGTTGAGTAAGTCTCTCATAGAGTTCATTCCAAATTTCATACACATTTTCTACAAGGATGAAAGAGGATTTCACCAAAGGACTTACAGAGTTATGAATCTAGGAGACAATCATATTGTTGC
This genomic interval from Populus alba chromosome 1, ASM523922v2, whole genome shotgun sequence contains the following:
- the LOC118063591 gene encoding probable LRR receptor-like serine/threonine-protein kinase At1g53440, whose protein sequence is MASPPSLLSKTFSVLVSGFVVLNCFAVDKFGSHAQVITPLLPVDEVQILQNISNKLNISNWAPINQTSCNSTQWKHTIDSKTQSIVTCNCTFENDSVCHVTNISVKGFNLNGVLPDELGDLPHLLEIDLTRNYINGTIPPRLAQLPNLKILSLIVNRLTGPIPPEIGNITTLEELVLDDNLLGGPLPPDLGKLTSLRRLVLSSNNFTGTIPETLGNLKNLTEFMIDGSELSGKIPEFIGNWRNIVKLDLQGTSMEGPIPSNISLLTSLKSLRISDLNGSSSPFPNLQAMKSLENLILRNCLITASIPDYIANMTSLNFLDLSFNNLTGRISNFTNLESVTVFLNNNLLTGEVPKWALNNRQKVDLSYNNFTWSALEGSALGSCQQPKQDKNFVSSHLSNNNTDDWCFTKGLPCTQNLEYRSLFINCGGGSAPFNGDTYERDSNDGGRVSFSFLPGKWGYSSTGTYMENTSVQTSIAKNDFNLGVTGVYETARLAPQSLKYYALCLPKGKYKVQLHFAEIMYSNDQTFSSLGRRIFDISIQGITLWKNFNIMERAGGVGIGIIEVFDNIIVNDGTLEIHLYWAGKGTTFVPYRGVHGPLISAITVTPKFKNGSGLSVGAVIGIVAASCVLAALFLLLLRSKGYLGGKELVDKELRGLDLQTGYFTLRQIKHATNNFDTANKIGEGGFGPVYKGVLSDGAVIAVKQLSSKSRQGNREFVNEIGMISALQHPHLVKLYGCCIEGNQLLLVYEYLENNSLARALFGREEHQLQLDWQTRRKILLGIAKGLSYLHEESRLKIVHRDIKATNVLLDEDLNAKISDFGLAKLDEEENTHISTRIAGTIGYMAPEYAMRGYLTDKADVYSFGVVALEIVSGKSNTNYRPKEEFVYLLDWAYVLHERNNLLELVDARLGSSYSKEEATKMLNLALLCTNISPSLRPAMSSVVRMLEGKIPVQAPIINRGSMDQEARFKAFELLSQDSQTQVSTLSQSSQMQSSSISRDGPWVDSSYSLQSNDDAKDLYPINVDSTMEIR